A genome region from Labilibaculum antarcticum includes the following:
- a CDS encoding DUF6515 family protein produces the protein MRKSMLYKLTASIVLVSAIAVSTSSVSAQRRSNKNDKQRYEEPSKSNRLRESDKKEKYNRSSYSDRSDQKRNASSKKYKKQNANYKRDSYGKSHSNHKGHSKANGYVKNRGNNGSHAHRSYSSSGDHYRSNRYPKTVHPQHSYRRFYNDRGHNCYRHGRYGNVVVRFAVAPVVIRHTYGDYYYSDGDYYRFYPEVGYVMVDAPNSLYFSYVPDNCQRISLHGGIYYTNGDICFVKSRNGFRLVNAPSGIHLSFSF, from the coding sequence ATGAGAAAGTCTATGTTATATAAGTTGACAGCCAGTATTGTATTGGTTTCAGCCATCGCAGTTTCTACTTCAAGTGTTTCAGCTCAACGCAGGTCAAATAAAAATGATAAGCAACGTTACGAGGAGCCTAGTAAATCAAATCGTTTAAGAGAGTCCGATAAAAAAGAGAAATATAATAGGAGTAGTTATTCGGATCGCTCAGATCAAAAAAGAAATGCTTCTTCCAAGAAGTATAAGAAGCAAAATGCTAATTATAAGCGGGATAGTTATGGTAAAAGTCATTCAAACCATAAAGGTCATTCAAAAGCTAATGGTTACGTAAAGAATAGAGGTAATAATGGTTCGCATGCACATAGATCTTATTCATCTTCAGGCGATCATTACCGAAGTAATAGATATCCAAAAACTGTTCATCCTCAACATTCTTACAGACGCTTTTATAATGATCGTGGACACAATTGTTATCGACACGGTCGTTACGGAAATGTAGTAGTAAGATTTGCTGTTGCTCCTGTGGTAATAAGACACACTTATGGGGATTATTATTACTCAGATGGGGATTATTACAGATTTTACCCAGAAGTTGGATACGTAATGGTTGATGCGCCAAATTCATTGTATTTCTCTTATGTACCAGATAATTGTCAAAGAATTTCACTGCACGGAGGGATATATTATACAAATGGAGATATTTGTTTTGTTAAAAGCAGGAATGGTTTTAGATTAGTAAATGCTCCTAGTGGAATACATTTATCTTTCAGTTTTTAA